From Nonlabens sp. Ci31, the proteins below share one genomic window:
- a CDS encoding aldo/keto reductase: MKTLQFKNGDEMAAIGLGTWKSKPGEVKAAVITALESGYLHIDCAAVYGNEKEIGEAFNEVFSKGKIKREDVWITSKLWNNAHLKQDVAPALEQTLNDLQLDYLDLYLIHWPVAFKPETSMPEKPADYLSPKEAPIHETWNAMVALKKAGRAKHVGVSNFSTKKLEDLLSKTDEVPEMNQVELHPLLQQNELLAYCSEKGIHLTAYSPLGSGDRSEEMKRENEPNMLQNETVKTIASKHKASPGQVLINWSAQRGTAVIPKSTNEGRIKENLASDALDFDKEDLKKLAAMDEHYRYVTGTFFEVPEKGYDNIYDE; encoded by the coding sequence ATGAAAACTCTACAGTTTAAAAATGGCGACGAGATGGCCGCAATAGGATTAGGAACTTGGAAATCAAAGCCAGGCGAGGTGAAAGCAGCAGTCATCACAGCACTAGAATCTGGATACCTACATATAGACTGTGCAGCCGTATACGGGAACGAAAAAGAAATAGGAGAAGCCTTTAATGAGGTGTTTTCTAAAGGAAAAATCAAAAGGGAAGACGTCTGGATCACTTCTAAGCTATGGAATAACGCCCATTTAAAACAAGACGTAGCTCCTGCTTTAGAACAGACCCTGAATGACTTACAATTGGATTATCTAGACTTGTACCTCATCCACTGGCCTGTAGCTTTTAAACCTGAAACGTCGATGCCAGAAAAACCTGCAGATTATCTTTCTCCAAAGGAAGCACCTATACATGAAACTTGGAATGCTATGGTAGCTCTTAAAAAAGCTGGTAGAGCAAAACATGTAGGGGTTTCTAACTTTTCTACTAAAAAACTAGAAGACCTTCTTTCAAAAACAGATGAAGTTCCTGAAATGAATCAGGTAGAATTACATCCATTGCTACAACAAAACGAACTTTTAGCATATTGCTCTGAAAAAGGAATTCATTTAACTGCTTATTCTCCTTTGGGAAGTGGCGACCGCAGTGAAGAAATGAAGCGAGAAAATGAGCCGAATATGTTGCAAAATGAAACTGTAAAAACGATTGCTTCAAAACATAAGGCTAGTCCAGGACAGGTACTGATCAACTGGAGTGCACAACGCGGTACAGCGGTGATCCCTAAATCTACTAATGAAGGTCGTATCAAAGAAAATCTAGCATCAGACGCTTTAGATTTTGACAAAGAAGACCTCAAAAAGCTAGCGGCTATGGATGAGCACTACCGTTATGTCACTGGAACGTTTTTTGAAGTACCAGAAAAAGGGTATGATAATATCTATGATGAGTAG
- a CDS encoding cell division protein ZapA, which translates to MADKLKIKISIADRVYPLTIDPSREEGLRKAAKGIEVMIKQLEQSYAVRDKQDLLAMCALQFAAKSEQITIDDSADVEQAKEQLNVLNLLLDRQLS; encoded by the coding sequence GTGGCAGATAAACTCAAAATAAAAATTTCAATAGCTGATAGGGTTTATCCACTAACTATAGATCCTTCTCGGGAAGAAGGTTTGCGCAAAGCAGCAAAAGGTATAGAAGTTATGATCAAGCAACTGGAACAAAGCTATGCGGTGAGGGATAAACAAGATCTTCTCGCTATGTGCGCGTTACAGTTTGCAGCAAAATCTGAGCAAATTACCATAGATGATAGTGCCGATGTGGAACAGGCCAAAGAACAATTAAATGTTCTTAACCTGTTGCTCGATAGGCAGTTGTCATAG
- a CDS encoding outer membrane beta-barrel protein, whose product MKIKFILSTLVVLGALHFTQAQEELPNSTNYLFEFEEPVDRWETGLSLQALVGFREIKTQGRINDRYDQIWIGAGVGFYADYKLNKVWKLRAEAGVNAYIAFDPYINLQTEFKFSNRWSFYAGAGTFFNMDADHMVQLDERGLTVLNPYVQLGLRYKMSKNWTMDLRYQQDLLARQRATDFNNFTKTSPLGTFSLGFNYRF is encoded by the coding sequence ATGAAAATCAAATTTATCTTAAGTACGCTCGTCGTTCTTGGTGCGCTGCACTTTACTCAGGCTCAAGAAGAACTACCCAATTCTACCAATTATTTATTTGAATTTGAAGAACCCGTAGATCGTTGGGAAACAGGTCTTAGCCTTCAAGCATTAGTTGGGTTTAGGGAAATTAAAACACAAGGTAGAATTAATGATAGGTATGATCAAATTTGGATAGGAGCAGGAGTAGGCTTTTATGCAGACTATAAACTTAATAAGGTTTGGAAGCTAAGAGCAGAAGCTGGTGTAAACGCATACATAGCCTTTGATCCTTATATCAATCTACAAACAGAATTCAAATTTTCAAATCGCTGGAGTTTCTACGCTGGTGCAGGAACCTTTTTTAATATGGATGCTGACCATATGGTACAGCTTGATGAACGTGGTTTAACTGTTTTAAATCCATATGTTCAACTAGGCTTGCGGTATAAAATGAGTAAAAATTGGACCATGGACTTAAGATACCAGCAAGATCTATTGGCAAGACAAAGAGCCACAGACTTTAATAATTTCACAAAGACCAGTCCATTGGGAACTTTTAGTTTAGGCTTTAATTATAGATTTTGA
- a CDS encoding M43 family zinc metalloprotease, with product MILKQFKLFLTFLVFFSVNIGWTQSCGTPSGNQPIYESLDKSNAPYSACVNVRFHVVNMSDGTGGFSVAQVNNVKNILDAAFNEHSIYFNYLTTTQIDNSSFYNLSSFQQGQSLAQVNRVENAINFYIVNNLFGNFAGNALEIAGKQVIVEQFFAISSTSVHEMGHALGLYHTYEGLNRGDATCFENVARNNCIPCGDLLCDTEADRGFDQIDSTSGYNPDVFNHMSNYDYLNRSRFSLGQAARMRDIITNNPKLFGVLSTTCIIPTIEQIDNLCIGSQQTIELFDLGSNTVTWQKSANLKFIQPVQGNTVTVEPFDSSSYGEAFVEGTISGSSAKLRTTFWIGGPQFAKLNFVSSGQFVLNVNNWYQLTATYLPYDYDSEGPLTYEWVIPNAQMMSSSNNDKVIAVNPSQEGTYIYRVKVMNDCGETQWLDKQVQVTNGNGGGIFIDPSGN from the coding sequence ATGATCTTAAAACAGTTCAAATTATTTCTTACTTTCCTTGTTTTCTTTTCAGTAAACATAGGATGGACTCAATCCTGTGGTACTCCATCTGGTAATCAACCTATTTATGAAAGTCTTGATAAATCAAATGCTCCTTATAGTGCATGTGTTAATGTTCGCTTTCACGTGGTTAATATGTCTGATGGAACAGGAGGTTTCTCAGTGGCACAAGTCAATAATGTAAAAAATATTTTGGATGCTGCTTTTAATGAACATAGTATTTATTTTAATTATTTGACTACAACTCAAATAGACAATTCAAGTTTTTATAATTTATCATCCTTTCAGCAAGGACAAAGTTTGGCGCAAGTCAACAGAGTTGAAAATGCGATTAACTTTTACATTGTAAACAATTTATTTGGAAATTTTGCAGGTAATGCATTAGAAATAGCAGGTAAACAGGTTATTGTGGAACAATTTTTTGCAATAAGCAGCACTAGTGTTCATGAAATGGGACACGCATTGGGATTATATCATACGTATGAAGGTTTGAATAGAGGTGATGCGACATGTTTTGAAAACGTAGCTAGAAATAACTGCATCCCTTGTGGTGATTTACTTTGTGATACTGAAGCGGATAGAGGTTTTGATCAAATAGATTCTACTTCAGGCTACAATCCAGATGTATTTAATCACATGTCAAACTATGATTATTTGAATAGATCTCGATTTAGTTTAGGACAAGCGGCAAGAATGAGAGATATTATTACAAATAATCCTAAACTGTTTGGCGTCTTGAGTACTACTTGTATCATACCTACGATAGAACAAATCGATAATTTATGTATAGGCAGTCAGCAAACGATAGAGCTATTTGATTTAGGTAGTAATACAGTAACTTGGCAAAAATCAGCTAACCTTAAATTTATTCAGCCTGTCCAAGGCAATACGGTTACCGTAGAACCCTTTGATTCTTCGTCTTACGGAGAAGCATTTGTAGAAGGTACAATATCTGGATCTTCAGCAAAATTGCGCACTACTTTCTGGATAGGTGGTCCTCAGTTTGCTAAACTTAATTTCGTTAGCTCAGGCCAATTTGTTTTAAATGTAAACAATTGGTATCAATTAACAGCCACTTACCTACCTTATGATTATGACAGTGAAGGACCGCTAACCTATGAATGGGTAATACCAAATGCACAAATGATGTCATCATCTAATAATGATAAAGTTATTGCCGTAAATCCATCTCAAGAAGGAACGTATATTTATCGTGTTAAGGTAATGAACGATTGTGGTGAAACACAGTGGTTAGATAAACAAGTTCAAGTAACAAACGGAAATGGTGGTGGTATTTTTATCGACCCAAGCGGTAATTAA
- the xerD gene encoding site-specific tyrosine recombinase XerD, whose translation MKWKQAIKDFALYSQLERGLSLHTIKAYKGDLQKLEKWLEENQMNDLPVSISQDNLRTYVYELAKTVQARSQARAISSLKAFFEYLILERYREDQPMALIEAPKTGRKLPDTLSTTEIDLLINSIDRSTPEGERNRAMLETLYACGLRVSELITLKISDLFFNEGFLKVTGKGDKQRFVPIGTYTIEIIELYKNEVRIHVPVKPNHSDTLFLNRRGAGLTRAMIFHVTKQQAVKAGIKKSISPHTFRHSFATHLLENGADLRSIQMMLGHESITTTEIYMHVDRAHLSKVMQKHHPRA comes from the coding sequence ATGAAGTGGAAACAAGCTATTAAAGACTTTGCCCTCTATTCTCAGTTAGAACGAGGACTGTCTCTCCATACGATAAAAGCCTATAAAGGAGATTTACAAAAGCTTGAGAAATGGCTGGAAGAAAATCAGATGAATGACCTACCGGTTTCTATTTCTCAAGACAACCTAAGGACTTATGTTTATGAATTGGCTAAAACGGTACAAGCCAGGTCTCAAGCAAGAGCTATAAGTAGTTTAAAAGCTTTCTTTGAATACTTAATTTTAGAGCGTTACAGAGAAGATCAACCTATGGCGCTCATAGAAGCTCCTAAAACAGGGCGTAAACTACCAGATACCTTAAGCACTACAGAAATAGACCTATTGATCAATAGCATCGATCGTTCTACACCAGAAGGAGAACGCAATCGTGCCATGCTAGAAACTCTTTATGCTTGTGGCTTGCGTGTAAGCGAATTAATCACTCTTAAAATAAGCGATCTATTCTTTAATGAAGGCTTTTTAAAAGTCACCGGTAAAGGGGACAAGCAACGTTTTGTCCCTATAGGGACTTACACTATTGAAATTATCGAACTCTACAAAAACGAAGTTCGCATTCATGTTCCTGTAAAACCAAACCATAGCGATACTCTTTTTCTCAATAGACGAGGTGCTGGATTAACCAGGGCCATGATTTTTCATGTCACCAAACAACAAGCTGTTAAAGCTGGAATCAAAAAATCTATCAGTCCGCATACCTTTAGACATAGTTTTGCTACCCATTTGCTAGAAAATGGTGCCGACTTAAGATCCATTCAAATGATGCTGGGTCACGAGAGCATCACTACCACAGAAATTTATATGCATGTGGATCGCGCACATCTTTCTAAAGTGATGCAAAAACACCACCCTAGAGCTTGA
- a CDS encoding M23 family metallopeptidase: MIRPFFCFLALFLCASRFGESQTINDLPQDYFVNPLDLDLKLSGTFGELRSNHFHSGLDIKTNQRTGAKVLATASGYVSRIKIERYGYGKALYITHPNGYTSVYAHLEKFSPRIENYVKKKQYQNESYSIQLFPKDLELRVDQGEQVAYSGNSGGSGGPHLHFEIRDSAERPINPLLFGIEIPDTKRPLVKQIKAYPLKETSTINGKHETQLLRLIPLKGGKFKVAPFSAYGEIGIGVNTSDQQNGANNQNGTFHIVTHLNGTQNFEMTFDRYAFNESRYINQMIDYEHFKNTKSRIARLYIPEGSPLSLYQNDVNKGVLQLFDAGTTHAYRIAIEDYKKNAVEINMSIKNDAGPGALISPTNGQLTFVHHNITYNEQKGPFSLMIPKGALYENVLLDISQNADTLKVHSDIVPLHKNMIISYDISAKENDNIKQYYIGRVTDWGAVYHVHTKRRGNILSAATRTLGTYAISKDDVPPTVQPVNFKDKQWVTNNKTLRLKIGDTDTGVDGYRATVNGKFILMEYDYKTGVLTHDFEDGVVTDTENELKVIVTDNVGNSTTFEATFYRKS; encoded by the coding sequence ATGATTAGACCCTTTTTTTGCTTTCTAGCTTTATTTTTATGTGCATCTCGCTTTGGCGAAAGCCAAACCATCAACGATCTTCCTCAAGATTATTTTGTGAATCCGCTTGATCTGGACCTGAAACTTAGTGGCACTTTTGGTGAACTAAGATCCAATCATTTTCACAGTGGCCTCGATATCAAAACAAATCAACGCACCGGTGCAAAGGTACTTGCGACCGCTTCTGGTTATGTGAGTCGTATTAAAATTGAACGTTATGGATATGGAAAAGCGCTCTACATAACGCATCCTAATGGATACACCAGCGTTTATGCACATCTTGAAAAATTCTCGCCTCGCATAGAAAACTATGTAAAGAAAAAGCAATACCAAAACGAGTCTTACAGCATCCAGTTATTCCCTAAAGATCTCGAATTGAGAGTTGACCAAGGGGAACAAGTTGCTTATAGTGGTAATTCTGGTGGTAGCGGTGGACCACACCTGCATTTTGAAATTAGAGATAGTGCAGAAAGACCAATTAATCCATTGCTGTTCGGAATAGAGATTCCAGACACAAAAAGACCCCTTGTAAAACAAATCAAAGCTTACCCTTTAAAGGAGACTTCTACTATAAATGGGAAACATGAAACCCAACTGTTAAGGTTGATTCCTTTAAAAGGAGGCAAATTCAAAGTAGCACCTTTTAGCGCTTATGGAGAGATCGGAATAGGCGTCAACACCAGCGATCAACAAAATGGAGCAAATAACCAAAACGGAACTTTTCATATAGTAACTCATTTAAACGGTACCCAAAATTTTGAAATGACCTTTGATCGATATGCCTTTAACGAGTCCAGATACATCAATCAAATGATCGATTACGAGCATTTTAAAAATACTAAAAGTCGCATCGCTAGATTGTATATTCCTGAAGGAAGCCCGCTTAGTTTGTATCAAAATGATGTGAACAAAGGTGTCTTACAACTCTTTGATGCAGGAACTACTCATGCCTACCGCATTGCCATAGAGGACTATAAAAAGAACGCCGTAGAAATTAATATGAGTATTAAAAATGATGCTGGGCCTGGCGCTCTTATATCTCCTACTAACGGGCAGCTCACTTTTGTACATCACAACATTACTTACAACGAACAAAAAGGTCCTTTTTCTTTAATGATACCCAAAGGGGCTTTGTACGAAAATGTTCTTTTAGACATTTCACAAAATGCAGATACCCTAAAGGTTCACAGCGACATTGTTCCTCTTCACAAGAACATGATCATTAGCTATGACATCAGTGCTAAAGAAAATGATAATATCAAACAGTACTACATAGGTAGAGTAACCGACTGGGGTGCGGTTTATCATGTCCATACAAAAAGAAGAGGAAATATATTAAGTGCCGCTACCAGAACTCTTGGAACCTATGCGATAAGTAAAGATGATGTACCACCTACCGTCCAACCAGTCAACTTTAAAGACAAGCAATGGGTTACTAATAATAAAACACTAAGATTAAAAATTGGTGATACCGATACTGGCGTAGATGGTTATCGAGCGACGGTTAATGGAAAGTTTATTTTAATGGAATACGATTATAAAACTGGAGTGCTCACACACGATTTTGAAGATGGCGTCGTTACTGATACAGAAAATGAGCTCAAAGTTATCGTTACTGATAATGTAGGAAATAGCACTACATTTGAAGCTACATTTTATCGTAAAAGCTAA
- the aroQ gene encoding type II 3-dehydroquinate dehydratase → MKILLLNGPNLNLLGKREPEIYGSKTFEDHFTELQFQFKEAELGYFQSNIEGEIIDKLQQAEEDGFEVVILNAGAYTHTSVGIGDAVAGINTPVIEVHISNVMDREAFRHVSYISKHAAGVISGFGLKGYELAIRSVFS, encoded by the coding sequence ATGAAAATACTACTCCTTAACGGTCCTAATTTGAATTTACTAGGCAAGCGCGAACCTGAAATTTACGGTTCGAAAACTTTTGAAGATCATTTTACAGAACTACAATTTCAATTTAAAGAGGCAGAGCTGGGTTATTTCCAGTCCAATATAGAAGGAGAGATCATCGATAAACTTCAGCAAGCAGAGGAAGATGGTTTTGAGGTTGTCATCTTAAATGCCGGTGCCTATACGCATACGTCTGTAGGTATAGGAGATGCTGTGGCAGGAATAAATACTCCTGTTATAGAAGTGCATATTTCTAACGTAATGGATCGAGAGGCGTTTAGACACGTATCTTATATCTCTAAACATGCTGCCGGAGTGATTTCAGGCTTTGGGTTGAAGGGCTATGAGCTGGCTATTAGATCTGTATTCTCATAA
- the lpdA gene encoding dihydrolipoyl dehydrogenase: MSKYDVIVLGSGPGGYVTAIRASQLGLKTAIVEKESLGGVCLNWGCIPTKALIKSADVFNYLKHAEDYGLKADNVDKDFTAVVKRSRDVADGMSKGVQFLLKKNKIDVIMGYGTIKKGKKIEVKAEDGSTSTVEGDHIIIATGSKSRILPSLPQDGEKVVGYREAMTLKTQPKKLIVVGSGAIGVEFAYFYNAMGTEVTIVEYLDRIVPIEDADISKEMERSFKKSGIKVMTSSEVTKVDTSGDGVKAYVKTKKGEEILEADVVLSAVGIETNLSGIGLEEVGISTDRGKVLVNQWYQTNLPGYYAIGDITAGPALAHVASAEGILCVEKIANMHVEPLDYGNIPGCTYANPEIASVGMTEAQAKEAGYEIKVGKFPFSASGKASASGTKEGFVKVIFDAKYGEWLGCHMIGAGVTDMIAEAVIARKLETTGHEVLKTVHPHPTMSEAVMEAVAAAYGEVIHL, translated from the coding sequence ATGAGTAAATATGATGTGATCGTTTTAGGTAGTGGACCTGGCGGATATGTAACGGCAATACGCGCGTCTCAACTGGGATTGAAAACGGCTATAGTTGAAAAAGAATCTCTAGGTGGCGTTTGTTTGAACTGGGGTTGTATTCCTACTAAAGCACTTATAAAAAGTGCTGACGTATTCAATTACCTAAAGCATGCCGAAGATTATGGTCTTAAAGCAGATAATGTAGATAAAGATTTTACTGCTGTTGTAAAACGCAGCCGCGATGTGGCTGATGGAATGAGCAAAGGGGTACAGTTCTTACTAAAGAAAAATAAAATAGACGTAATCATGGGTTACGGTACGATAAAAAAAGGGAAGAAAATCGAAGTGAAAGCTGAAGATGGATCTACCTCTACCGTAGAAGGAGATCATATTATTATTGCTACTGGATCAAAATCCCGTATCCTTCCTTCTCTTCCACAAGATGGCGAGAAAGTGGTAGGTTATCGGGAAGCGATGACTTTAAAAACGCAGCCTAAAAAACTAATTGTAGTAGGATCTGGAGCAATAGGTGTAGAATTTGCTTATTTCTATAATGCTATGGGAACTGAGGTTACTATAGTGGAATACTTAGACCGTATAGTTCCTATTGAAGATGCAGATATTTCTAAAGAAATGGAACGCAGCTTTAAAAAATCTGGAATCAAAGTAATGACGTCTAGCGAAGTGACTAAAGTAGATACTTCAGGTGATGGTGTGAAAGCTTATGTGAAAACCAAAAAAGGAGAAGAAATTCTTGAGGCAGATGTAGTTCTTAGTGCCGTAGGTATAGAGACTAACTTATCAGGAATAGGACTAGAAGAGGTGGGAATCTCTACAGATCGCGGTAAAGTACTCGTAAACCAATGGTACCAAACCAACTTACCTGGATATTATGCTATTGGTGATATTACTGCTGGACCAGCACTAGCTCACGTTGCTAGTGCCGAAGGAATTCTTTGTGTAGAAAAAATAGCCAACATGCATGTGGAGCCTTTAGATTATGGCAACATCCCAGGTTGTACGTATGCTAATCCAGAAATTGCTAGCGTAGGTATGACTGAAGCACAAGCTAAAGAAGCTGGATACGAAATTAAAGTAGGTAAATTCCCTTTCAGCGCCTCAGGAAAAGCAAGTGCTTCTGGAACTAAAGAAGGATTTGTAAAAGTTATTTTTGACGCTAAGTATGGCGAGTGGTTAGGTTGTCACATGATAGGTGCCGGAGTAACCGACATGATTGCTGAAGCGGTTATCGCAAGAAAACTAGAAACTACAGGGCATGAAGTTCTCAAAACAGTTCATCCACACCCAACTATGAGTGAAGCAGTTATGGAAGCTGTTGCAGCTGCTTATGGTGAGGTGATTCATTTGTAG
- the rny gene encoding ribonuclease Y, translating to MTETIIYAAVAMVVGLAIGFFIAKSIVEKGKASSLIATAKKDAESILKDAETKGEKISSEKLFRGKEKFLELKSKHEKEIMSREQKMKDAEKRTKDKESTVSNELSKNKKLNQSLESKLKDVEGKRESVYKRLEEVDKMHESQIKQLEVISGMSGEDAKMQLVESLKDKAKTEAMGIVQTTIEEAKLTAQQEARKIIINTIQRIGTEEAVENCVSVFNLESDDVKGRIIGREGRNIRAIEAATGVEIIVDDTPDAIILSCFDSVRREVARLSLHKLVTDGRIHPARIEEVVAKTRKQIDEEIADVGKRTVIDLGIHGLHPELIKMVGRMKYRSSYGQNLLQHSREVAKLCGTMAAELGLNAKLAKRAGLLHDIGKVPETEDETPHAILGMKLAEKHGEKPEVCNAIGAHHDEIEMTSLLSPIVQVCDAISGARPGARRQVLDSYIQRLKDLEDIAFGFKGVEKAYAIQAGRELRVMVESEKITDDRAAQLSFEISQKIQTDMTYPGQVKVTVIRETRAVNIAK from the coding sequence ATGACAGAAACAATTATATACGCCGCAGTGGCGATGGTAGTAGGTCTAGCAATAGGCTTCTTTATAGCAAAATCAATAGTTGAAAAAGGGAAGGCATCGAGCCTTATCGCAACAGCAAAAAAAGACGCAGAGTCTATTCTTAAAGACGCAGAGACTAAAGGAGAAAAAATTTCAAGCGAAAAACTTTTTAGAGGTAAAGAGAAATTCCTGGAATTGAAGTCTAAACATGAAAAAGAAATCATGTCTAGAGAACAAAAAATGAAAGATGCTGAGAAGCGCACAAAAGATAAAGAGTCTACCGTTTCTAATGAACTTTCTAAAAATAAAAAGTTAAACCAGTCGCTGGAAAGCAAACTTAAAGATGTAGAAGGAAAGCGAGAATCTGTTTACAAGCGCCTGGAAGAGGTAGATAAGATGCACGAATCTCAAATCAAACAGCTGGAAGTCATCAGCGGTATGTCTGGAGAAGATGCAAAAATGCAGTTGGTCGAGTCTTTAAAAGACAAAGCAAAGACAGAGGCGATGGGTATCGTACAGACCACCATCGAAGAAGCAAAACTAACGGCTCAACAGGAAGCTCGTAAAATAATAATCAATACCATTCAACGTATAGGGACAGAAGAAGCAGTAGAAAACTGTGTATCTGTTTTTAACTTAGAAAGCGATGATGTAAAAGGACGTATCATAGGTCGTGAAGGACGTAATATACGTGCGATAGAGGCAGCAACTGGTGTAGAAATCATTGTAGATGATACTCCAGATGCCATTATTCTTTCTTGTTTTGATTCGGTACGTAGAGAGGTAGCTCGTTTATCACTTCATAAATTAGTAACTGACGGTCGTATCCATCCAGCACGTATTGAAGAAGTAGTTGCAAAAACCAGAAAGCAAATCGATGAAGAAATTGCTGATGTAGGAAAACGCACAGTAATCGACTTGGGAATTCACGGACTGCATCCAGAATTAATTAAGATGGTAGGACGTATGAAATACCGTTCTTCTTACGGTCAAAACTTATTACAACACAGTAGGGAAGTAGCAAAACTGTGTGGAACCATGGCAGCAGAGCTAGGTTTAAACGCAAAACTTGCCAAAAGAGCTGGATTGTTACACGATATAGGAAAAGTACCAGAAACAGAAGACGAAACTCCTCACGCTATTCTAGGTATGAAACTAGCAGAAAAGCATGGTGAAAAGCCAGAAGTTTGTAACGCCATAGGAGCTCACCACGACGAGATCGAGATGACTTCTTTACTATCTCCTATCGTTCAGGTTTGTGACGCCATAAGTGGTGCACGTCCAGGAGCAAGAAGACAAGTGCTGGATTCTTATATTCAAAGGTTAAAAGATTTAGAAGACATCGCCTTTGGTTTTAAAGGAGTTGAAAAAGCTTATGCTATTCAAGCGGGTCGCGAGTTACGTGTCATGGTAGAAAGTGAGAAAATCACTGATGATCGCGCTGCTCAACTATCATTTGAAATCTCACAAAAAATTCAAACTGATATGACCTATCCTGGTCAAGTAAAAGTTACTGTGATTAGAGAAACTCGTGCAGTTAATATTGCGAAGTAA
- a CDS encoding TM2 domain-containing protein, whose protein sequence is MKTKLTIALMSVFMMLSTFAFASFPVERQVTTQVVTLENGTSVEESTATLTSPAAVAWSEDQTIAILLWFFLGGLAGHRWFLGSPWYWNVLFILTAGFFFVGWVIDGIDIITGSYPGL, encoded by the coding sequence ATGAAAACAAAATTAACTATTGCTCTAATGAGCGTTTTTATGATGCTGAGCACTTTTGCATTTGCATCCTTCCCAGTAGAAAGACAAGTAACTACTCAGGTGGTCACTCTAGAGAACGGTACAAGCGTAGAAGAATCTACTGCTACACTTACTTCTCCTGCAGCTGTTGCCTGGTCAGAAGATCAAACTATTGCTATACTTTTATGGTTTTTCCTTGGTGGACTAGCTGGACATAGATGGTTCTTAGGGAGTCCATGGTACTGGAACGTATTATTCATCTTAACCGCCGGTTTCTTTTTTGTAGGATGGGTGATCGATGGAATTGATATTATTACAGGAAGTTATCCTGGACTATAA
- a CDS encoding IS1595 family transposase, whose protein sequence is MEVFKGQNILSFVKELPDDDTCKAYLAKIKWQDGFTCTKCGHTKGCEKSGYRYHCYSCNHVESATANTLFHKVKFGLQKAFCVVFEMSTSTKSVSSVQMGKRFDIRQGTAWYFMQKVRKSMKSSQKYPLTEIVHVDEFTVGGKEQGKQGRSYDSKKKKAVIAVELSAEHKIKRVYVKSIDDYSAKSLTPIFEEHIDPSAKIVTDKWRGYAPLKKNYDIEQKLSNNGSNFKELHVVIMQLKSWLRAIPTHVSKWHVQSYFDEFCFRINRSQSKQSIFHKTIERMVIAKPIYHKDIKQMLSV, encoded by the coding sequence ATGGAAGTATTTAAAGGTCAAAATATACTGAGTTTTGTGAAAGAACTGCCAGATGATGATACTTGTAAAGCATATTTAGCAAAAATAAAATGGCAGGATGGTTTTACATGTACAAAATGTGGTCACACTAAGGGCTGTGAAAAATCTGGTTATAGATATCACTGTTACAGTTGCAATCACGTTGAAAGCGCCACTGCAAACACCTTGTTTCATAAGGTTAAATTTGGTTTGCAAAAGGCATTCTGCGTTGTGTTTGAAATGAGTACTAGTACCAAGAGTGTTTCCAGTGTTCAAATGGGAAAGCGATTTGATATCCGTCAAGGTACCGCTTGGTATTTCATGCAGAAAGTTAGAAAGTCAATGAAAAGCAGTCAAAAATATCCTCTAACCGAAATAGTTCATGTAGATGAATTTACCGTAGGGGGAAAAGAACAAGGCAAGCAAGGTAGAAGTTACGATTCAAAAAAGAAAAAAGCAGTGATAGCGGTAGAACTGAGCGCCGAACATAAAATCAAAAGAGTTTATGTGAAGTCTATAGATGATTACTCAGCTAAATCACTAACTCCAATATTTGAAGAACATATAGATCCCTCTGCAAAAATAGTTACCGATAAATGGAGAGGTTATGCTCCACTTAAAAAGAATTATGATATAGAGCAGAAGCTAAGTAATAACGGAAGTAATTTTAAAGAACTACATGTTGTAATTATGCAGTTAAAATCTTGGTTGAGAGCAATACCTACCCATGTTAGTAAATGGCATGTGCAAAGCTACTTTGACGAATTCTGTTTTAGAATTAATCGATCTCAATCCAAACAGAGCATATTCCATAAAACAATAGAAAGAATGGTAATAGCTAAACCAATTTATCATAAAGATATAAAACAGATGCTAAGTGTGTAA